One genomic region from uncultured Cohaesibacter sp. encodes:
- the dnaQ gene encoding DNA polymerase III subunit epsilon: MALREIVFDTETTGLDVMTGDRIVEIGCVELINHLPTENNFHVYINPERDMPEEAFRVHGLSEEFLSDKPKFAEIAKDFHDFIKDTVLIAHNASFDVKFLNWELDKAGFPKIKDDLVIDTLAMARQKFPAGPNNLDVLCSRFGIDNSKRTLHGALLDSEILADVYLELIGGRQTSFMLSNDQQNDSDGEDWDATRVRKPAKARPSPLPARLTEEEISAHRVFLGELKGETIWSHYMPPEPSENADQDQTEA; this comes from the coding sequence ATGGCGCTAAGGGAAATTGTATTCGATACGGAAACGACCGGCCTTGATGTCATGACTGGCGACAGGATCGTGGAAATTGGCTGCGTTGAACTCATCAACCATTTGCCGACCGAGAATAACTTCCACGTTTATATCAATCCCGAACGCGATATGCCCGAAGAGGCCTTCCGGGTGCATGGTCTTTCAGAAGAATTTCTCTCGGATAAACCGAAATTTGCTGAAATCGCCAAGGATTTTCACGACTTTATCAAAGACACCGTTTTGATCGCCCACAATGCCAGCTTCGACGTGAAATTTCTCAATTGGGAACTGGATAAAGCCGGTTTTCCCAAGATCAAGGATGATCTTGTCATCGATACGTTGGCCATGGCGCGTCAAAAATTCCCTGCTGGCCCCAACAATCTCGATGTGCTCTGCAGCCGCTTCGGTATTGATAACTCCAAGCGAACCTTGCACGGCGCCTTGCTCGATAGTGAGATATTGGCCGATGTCTATCTGGAATTGATTGGTGGCCGCCAGACCAGCTTCATGCTGTCCAATGACCAGCAGAATGATTCCGATGGCGAGGATTGGGACGCGACACGCGTGCGCAAACCTGCCAAGGCACGTCCCTCTCCGCTGCCTGCAAGGCTTACGGAAGAGGAAATTTCAGCACATCGAGTTTTTCTTGGAGAGCTAAAAGGCGAGACAATCTGGTCACACTATATGCCACCGGAACCTAGTGAAAACGCAGATCAGGACCAAACTGAGGCATAA
- the secB gene encoding protein-export chaperone SecB, with amino-acid sequence MSDAQENGAAEGGELKLPGLRILAQYIKDMSFENPNAPDSLRPREKAPEINVQINVNATPLSETEFEAELTLNATATSDETTMFNVELLYAGIFSISNVPQDQLHPFIMIECPRMLFPFARQIISDATARGGFPPLNVDPIDFAQLYRQRMMEMAAQQQKDQPTQ; translated from the coding sequence ATGAGCGACGCACAAGAAAATGGCGCAGCTGAAGGCGGTGAACTCAAACTGCCAGGCCTGAGAATTCTAGCCCAATATATCAAGGATATGTCCTTCGAAAATCCAAACGCTCCAGATTCTCTGCGTCCTCGCGAGAAAGCGCCTGAGATTAACGTTCAGATCAACGTCAATGCAACGCCACTGTCGGAAACTGAATTCGAAGCCGAGCTGACATTGAACGCCACCGCGACCAGCGACGAAACAACCATGTTCAACGTCGAGCTGCTCTATGCCGGTATTTTCTCCATTTCCAACGTTCCGCAGGATCAGCTGCATCCGTTCATCATGATCGAATGCCCACGCATGCTGTTCCCGTTTGCACGTCAGATCATTTCTGATGCGACTGCACGTGGCGGTTTCCCACCGCTGAACGTGGATCCGATCGATTTTGCTCAGCTTTACCGTCAGCGCATGATGGAAATGGCTGCACAGCAGCAGAAGGACCAGCCTACCCAGTAA
- a CDS encoding FxsA family protein, giving the protein MRHKSLFPFLPFLLLAVPILEIGVFIIVGGQIGVLNTLLGILLTAVIGTILLRHQGFALVGQAQQQMNQGKIPGKEMAHGVMLLAAGLLLLTPGFVTDTIGFLLLVPGIRDGIFHFFKSRVTIAGMQGQSFGNGSTYYESYSYQSYDAPNRENNTRPDNDDIIDLDEDQFGEVKDRDAIESKKDGNSPWNKN; this is encoded by the coding sequence GTGAGGCACAAATCGCTCTTTCCATTCCTTCCCTTTCTGCTGCTGGCAGTGCCGATCTTGGAAATTGGCGTGTTCATCATTGTGGGTGGACAAATTGGCGTTCTCAACACCCTGCTCGGCATTTTGCTCACCGCGGTGATTGGCACCATTCTATTGCGGCATCAAGGCTTTGCTCTGGTCGGGCAGGCTCAACAGCAAATGAATCAGGGCAAGATTCCCGGCAAGGAAATGGCCCATGGAGTTATGTTGCTGGCAGCAGGCCTTTTGTTGCTTACGCCGGGCTTTGTAACAGACACTATCGGCTTCTTGCTTCTGGTTCCCGGCATCCGCGATGGTATATTCCACTTTTTCAAATCCCGCGTCACGATCGCTGGCATGCAGGGGCAGTCTTTCGGTAACGGCTCCACCTATTATGAAAGTTACAGCTACCAGAGTTATGACGCGCCGAACAGAGAAAACAATACTCGCCCAGATAATGATGACATCATTGATCTGGATGAGGATCAGTTCGGAGAAGTAAAAGACCGCGATGCCATTGAAAGCAAAAAAGACGGCAACTCACCCTGGAATAAAAACTAG
- a CDS encoding Tim44/TimA family putative adaptor protein, whose protein sequence is MSQFLGFDLTSVVFLIIAVVLFWRLKDVLGTRTGNEADPFDPFSDHESREEKKAPHADDTGDNVIALPERVDNERESTEEKSKRIEKIAPEGSSLNAALSQLMVMDRNFDPDTFLSGARTAYEMIVTAYAQGDRKTLKQLLAADVFAGFSAALDEREANKLRVDFTFIGINKSSIVEAEVAGNEAQITVRFVSSITSCTKDEIGHVIEGDPNAVEDVTDIWTFSRDVTSRNPNWKLIGTESAQ, encoded by the coding sequence ATGTCCCAATTCCTCGGTTTCGATTTAACTTCAGTCGTTTTCCTCATTATCGCTGTCGTCTTGTTTTGGCGATTAAAGGATGTTTTAGGTACGAGAACAGGCAACGAAGCCGATCCTTTTGATCCCTTTTCAGACCATGAAAGCCGGGAAGAGAAAAAGGCACCGCATGCCGATGATACCGGCGACAACGTAATTGCCCTGCCTGAGCGTGTGGACAACGAGCGGGAATCCACTGAAGAGAAGAGCAAGCGGATCGAGAAGATCGCACCTGAAGGCTCTTCGCTCAACGCGGCGCTTTCCCAGCTGATGGTGATGGATCGTAATTTTGATCCCGATACCTTCCTTTCCGGTGCCCGCACAGCTTATGAGATGATTGTCACAGCTTATGCACAAGGCGATCGGAAAACGCTCAAGCAGCTTTTGGCTGCCGATGTATTTGCGGGTTTCTCTGCCGCGTTGGATGAACGGGAAGCCAACAAGCTGCGCGTTGATTTCACCTTTATCGGCATCAACAAGTCATCCATCGTGGAAGCCGAAGTGGCTGGCAATGAGGCCCAGATCACAGTGCGGTTCGTCTCCTCCATCACCTCCTGCACCAAGGACGAGATTGGGCATGTGATCGAGGGGGACCCGAACGCAGTGGAAGATGTTACAGATATCTGGACTTTCAGCCGCGATGTCACCAGCCGCAACCCGAACTGGAAACTGATCGGTACCGAATCGGCCCAATAA
- a CDS encoding MltA domain-containing protein, whose product MAGPENISFSDLAGWRDHDHKAAFAAFCHAAGYLLKSPPTTREGSARAQDLLAVCEQALLFHETVDQAPDNTQARRFFETHFHPEAIAGSGLLTGYFQPVFEGRLEPDECFRFPLHKRPDDLVPLSEDQALKAGFTAETSFARKGADGYQFHHSRAEVMAGALDDKHLELVWLKDPFEAYIIHIQGSATIDLGGGRRMRIAFDGKSGHPYRSLGKLLIEQGVFTTETITMDGLIDYLRARGTDGHHFLGENPSYIFFKAIEDQTPEAQAFGPRAAARVPLVPMRSMAVDRHLHTFGLPFWLQTTLPDASGEDKPFKQMVFAHDTGSAIKGAARGDLFVGTGTEAGACAGKLQQETTFICLMPNRPKLAVDE is encoded by the coding sequence ATGGCAGGGCCCGAAAATATCTCCTTTTCAGACCTTGCCGGATGGCGAGACCATGATCACAAGGCGGCTTTTGCCGCCTTTTGTCATGCTGCCGGTTATCTGTTGAAGAGCCCGCCAACAACAAGGGAGGGCAGTGCACGGGCCCAAGACCTTCTGGCTGTCTGCGAGCAGGCGCTCCTTTTTCATGAAACCGTTGATCAGGCGCCAGACAACACACAAGCTCGCCGTTTTTTTGAAACCCACTTTCATCCCGAGGCAATCGCTGGATCGGGTCTGTTGACCGGCTATTTCCAGCCGGTGTTTGAAGGGCGCCTCGAGCCGGATGAATGCTTCCGCTTTCCCCTGCATAAAAGACCTGATGATCTGGTTCCCCTTTCTGAGGATCAGGCCTTAAAAGCCGGGTTCACCGCAGAGACCAGCTTTGCGCGCAAAGGCGCTGATGGCTATCAGTTCCATCACAGTCGTGCCGAGGTGATGGCCGGTGCGCTTGATGACAAGCATCTGGAACTGGTTTGGCTGAAAGATCCCTTCGAAGCCTATATCATCCATATTCAGGGCTCGGCGACCATCGATCTGGGCGGCGGACGGCGCATGCGCATCGCTTTTGATGGCAAATCCGGCCATCCCTATCGCTCTTTGGGCAAGTTGTTGATCGAACAGGGGGTCTTTACCACTGAGACGATCACGATGGATGGATTGATCGATTATCTCAGGGCACGTGGTACCGACGGCCATCACTTTCTGGGTGAAAATCCATCCTACATCTTTTTCAAGGCCATTGAGGATCAAACACCCGAAGCACAAGCCTTCGGCCCTCGTGCGGCAGCCAGAGTGCCTCTTGTGCCCATGCGTAGCATGGCGGTTGATCGGCATTTGCACACATTTGGATTGCCATTTTGGCTGCAAACGACCTTGCCTGACGCGAGCGGAGAGGATAAACCCTTCAAGCAAATGGTATTTGCCCATGATACCGGGTCTGCAATCAAGGGTGCAGCCCGCGGCGATCTGTTTGTCGGAACCGGAACCGAAGCGGGCGCATGCGCCGGAAAGCTTCAGCAAGAGACAACCTTTATCTGCCTGATGCCTAACCGGCCAAAGCTGGCAGTTGATGAATGA
- a CDS encoding Smr/MutS family protein, whose product MARKPPLSRKDIKLWQKVAKTVEPLEGRSAELKALIETIDTQSLMDPGNQPDATHPVQRRASDAELNALKEAGIRGKATSKSKTTLPLAGIDRKEKKRIVRGQMAIDARLDLHGMTQREAHTALFGFLKSAHQQNHKHVLVITGKGSRGERETYAIGQEKGVLRRVVPKWLSEPDVRSIIVGFEEAHPSLGGAGALHIRLRRRNKIR is encoded by the coding sequence ATGGCTCGTAAACCTCCCCTCAGTCGCAAGGATATCAAGCTCTGGCAGAAAGTCGCCAAAACGGTGGAGCCGCTTGAAGGCCGCTCTGCAGAGCTGAAGGCGCTGATCGAGACAATTGATACACAAAGCCTGATGGACCCCGGCAATCAGCCTGATGCGACCCATCCGGTGCAGCGCCGGGCCAGCGATGCTGAATTGAATGCCCTCAAGGAAGCCGGTATACGCGGCAAGGCAACCTCGAAATCCAAAACGACTTTGCCTCTGGCAGGGATAGACCGGAAAGAAAAGAAGCGCATTGTGCGTGGCCAGATGGCCATTGATGCGCGGCTAGATCTGCATGGTATGACCCAGCGCGAAGCTCACACAGCCTTGTTTGGCTTCCTTAAGAGCGCTCACCAGCAGAACCACAAGCATGTGCTTGTCATCACCGGCAAGGGCAGCCGGGGCGAGCGGGAAACCTACGCCATAGGCCAGGAAAAAGGTGTGTTGCGGCGGGTCGTGCCAAAATGGCTGTCCGAGCCTGATGTCCGCAGCATCATTGTGGGTTTCGAAGAGGCCCACCCGTCTCTTGGCGGAGCGGGTGCCTTGCATATAAGATTGAGACGGCGTAACAAAATCCGCTAG
- a CDS encoding helix-turn-helix transcriptional regulator, with protein MTPFGAKLRRMRKERKLTLKEMADRLDVSSAYLSALEHGKRGKPTWFLIQRIIAYFNVIWDEAEELQRLAEISDPNPTIRTAGLDPRATELANLLADRIDQISKESLEALILQVRSASSRGRGMGTPDFRDQT; from the coding sequence ATGACTCCCTTTGGTGCAAAATTGCGGCGTATGCGTAAAGAGCGCAAGCTGACGCTTAAGGAAATGGCCGATCGGCTGGATGTCTCAAGCGCCTATCTGTCGGCTCTTGAGCATGGCAAAAGAGGCAAGCCCACCTGGTTCCTCATCCAGCGTATCATCGCCTATTTCAACGTAATTTGGGATGAAGCCGAAGAATTGCAGCGGTTGGCAGAAATTTCGGATCCGAATCCAACCATCCGTACCGCCGGCCTTGATCCCCGCGCTACCGAGCTTGCCAACCTGCTGGCAGATCGTATCGACCAGATTTCAAAAGAAAGCCTTGAGGCGTTGATCTTACAGGTCCGATCTGCCTCATCGCGCGGGCGCGGTATGGGAACACCCGATTTCAGGGATCAAACCTGA